From the genome of Ziziphus jujuba cultivar Dongzao chromosome 4, ASM3175591v1:
GATATCTTACCAGGCAGCTGAATTAATAATACCAACTTGATGCCAATCTATTAAGTGGGTTTATGCATAATATAAATGCAACCTGAAGTGGAGCCTACAAGAGCTTTGTATTGCAAAGGCAAAgctaattactaattaattagttGATTGGGATTTAAGTAAGTTACACCCTTTTTCTCCATCACCGACAGCAGGTTGCCTttcttttctattaattttgctttttggaATGGGAATCACACTTTTCAAAACAGACCAAAATATTACCATAATTATATATTCCAACTATTCTAATACTACATTTAGAAAGAACCAAACAGTACTATACTAGTTATTTTACACTCATGCAAAAGTGGTAGGTGGCAAAAGCAAGcttattatagaaaatatgtatatataaatatgtgtatatatatatatatatatagacagagagagagagagagagagagagagagagatgctaTAGCAGTGTGACGAAATTGCAATCAAGTTGAGAAAAGTTTACTGAAACGTGAATTGACTCATTTGATGGGATAAACTGAAAAAGTCTATATGTATTAAAATCCAataaagattcaaaataaaataaaatatataaataaataaaaaataaaaagagagtaTGTTTTTATGTAAGCATGAATGGAATGGCTATGTTTATACTTGCTGAGGAAAAAAACATTTGGTGGAAGATGATATGATCAGTCATCCCTACAAAGCACAAATGTAGTAGAGATTATAGGGTGGAATAtaacattatatttattaactaacgGAGTGATTTTACACTATCactacaaaatttaataattacattACATTCtacatctaattatttttaattcaatttttactaCTTACACCAATAAATTGtatcttatttattcttaaatataattaaatatattcacTATGTCAATTTTACCCTCCATTCCCTTTTGAGTGCCTTAATTCCCACATCAATCTCTCCTTATTCATCCTCAACCTTGTGAAGAGAGACAGATTTAATTGCCTACATTATAAGGCTTAACTCTACTTTTTCTTATAGGAGTTTGAGTTTCAATGAAAAAACAAGCCTTTCTTCAAATATACCTAAACGAACAATTTCACATATTATTGAATTTCCATTTAGCTTATATAGCCGGAATCTAATTGTTTATTCCAATATACAAAATCCAGCCGGAATCTAATTGTTTATTCCAATATACAAAATCCAGATAAGTTCAAATAATCCAAGTTATGTATACAAAGTGAGTTAATTGAGTTTTCGCTTTGgtttatataattcaaattcaattgtTTTCtccaatataaataatttggaCGAAATCAAATTCTCCAAATTATATACTAGATCATAGTGTTttctccaatatatatatatatatacctaaatGAGTTTAACTCACCTAAGTTATATAATTTGGATACAATTGGCTTTTCCATTATGCATAACCCTCTTAAGTGAAAATCATCCAAACTATATATACCTAACAACTTTAGCCTTTCCATTccattttttccaatttataaaGCAATTCATGTGAATaacaaatataatgaaaattaaggaaacaaaatacaaacagaacaaataaatcattaaaaaatgttaaacagggttgaaattaatgatttttatatttgtctATCTTTTTTCTCTTGATTCTAAATTTCATTgtctctattttcatttttcctaaACCTTGATTATAGTGtacatagattttatttttattttatttaaatatttaaaggtatttatgaccttttattaaaaaatatttttgaaatatgaaaatataattaaaaatatagcatAGTGATTAAATTTGGTGGCAACCACCCTTAATTCACATATAATTCATTAATGCAGTCTTAGTGCTAGTTTGTCTGCTGCAGATGCATGCACGTAAACAAAACCACAGAGGCTGATGTAATTAGGcctcttttattaattaattaattaagtttttagGACAATAATCTACACTCATTAATTTCCTTCATTTGCTCAAATTTTACATATAacaattaggattttttttttttaaaggaatatttatttagtAGTACACACTTGTTTTATGGAACCAAAAGAAGTAAATTTTGGAGAGACTTCATTATGATGTATGAAAGGAAACAAGAAAAAGTAACCTCATCATTGATACCGGGTCATTCAAGGCATATCAAACTTTTCAAGCCCCCTCGGGTCGGATATTGAGGAGCTCTCAAACTCACTGATAGTGAAAGActgaagaaattaaatcacaatgcATGACCAAAACAGGACATTAAGCATAAAACCATCATAGACCAAAAATATCATTATTTCAAAGATTTGGATAGGgagaatcaaatttaaaaaggcAAAAGCAATAACATATACAGACAGAATTAGCAGTTTCTGGTTGATAATCACTCAAATATCAGAATTAGAATCTACTTATATATAGACTTTAAATATTTGTAACATATACTATTTATCACTccaatttgatgaagaaaagtAGAGGCAAGTTTATAAAGGTGGATATGAGGTTAAATATTGGCTATATTTTTCAAAGAACAAAAGGTCTTGTTCCAGGGGATTATTGAAGCCAATATCCCATGACAGTATGGAATTGGAATCCATAGTAGTACTATCCGCCCATTGTTGCAGAGAGTTATCTTCATGGATAATGGAGGATGATTCAACTATTGAAGAAGGGTTGTTGGAATATTCTTCCAGAGAAAACGAAGAACTAGTGTATGAAgtagtggtggtggtgttgGTATTGGTTTCTTGGTGATCGATCATCCATGGCAATCCCAAATTGAAATTCCCACACAGCATCTCATAACTCTCCAAAAGTTCATTAGTTGTTTCATCCAAAGAATTGAGCTCAACTGAATTCCTCTTTTTCTCATTTGTTTCAGGACTCACTCTCTTGGCATGACCAATATCCTGTCGTCCTACTTTAGCTTCTTCCAAGCTATTTTCTTGTCCATGGTCCGAAACCGTGACCTCTTTTTTcgcttcatcatcatcatcattttctttttgcaacTCAGTGGAATTGTGAGGTACAGGGTCTAGACCAAGGAGCTTCAATCTCTTTTTGATTCTAGTATTCCAGTGGTTTTTAATCTCATTATCTGTGCGACCAGGAAAATGTGCAGCAATCTTAGACCACCTGCAAatggtactttttttttctatgagGTTCTAAGGTGGCaggaatatatattaattttccaattagtaaattaattaatttacctgTTACCTAGACGCGAATGTAATTGAATAATTTGATCCTCTTCCATTTCTGTAAAAGCACCTCTTTTAAGATCTGGTCTCAGATAATTGATCCATCTTAATCTGCAGCTTTTCCCACATCTTAGCAAACCTATATACAAAGAACATATAAAGAAAGTGTCATTAATCCCACATAATGAAAATTCAGATACTATTTGGAGGAGGTGGTgatgatcaaaaaaaaaaaaaaaaaacaaaaaaaaaaaaacttaccagCAAGCTTAGGAACCATTCTCCAGCAATGGATACCATTGTTGAGGATAAAGTTGACAAGCTTATGATCTTCCTCAATTGTCCATGGACCTCTCTTCAATCCAACCTTGTCACAGCAAGGTTGTCttcccatatttttttttctttttttctttttttttttttttttttggcaaaaggcttttagcaagagaaaaaaaaaattccttgagCTGGCAAAAAAATGGGGGTGCTTATAAAGGAGCTTGTAATCCAAGGCAAAGATGCTGCCAGGTCATTCAGGCATAAAAAAAGCAGGATGTTGTATAAGGGGGGAGAGAAATGATTGATTTGGAAAGCATTTTATGTTGAATAGATAAAAAAGGCATGGAGGGCTTTGTCATTATAAAAATTTGGTTCCTATGGAGACAATGGAAAAGGTCCTATAACATTAGTTTTCTGGGAAATTtacaggaaagaaaaaagaataccaGACGTGGGTGATTGGTCGTCCTCGTTGACAttactttactttttttattttcattggttttaatttatataaaatccaaatattaaaGATTATGAAGCTTGATATATATGATTCCTTTGTCGCTTGAAGGCTGGCCATTTTTGTCGTTGGAGGCAACTCTTTCATCTTTTTAGATAGTAGTGGAGATGCTTTCACCATTTTATGGAAGGTGTTTGATAAATTCCAAACATGGATTCGCTTGGGAACTACTAGTAaaccataaaaatttatatgaaccAAACTTGTAAGTTTGCAACAATATCATATGTGTATAATTAACTTCATTAATTGTCAtcgttttattaattaaatttatagacTAGAAAAGTACACAACCGATAGAAAACAAAACTTTTTTTCGTAGAATCTTAATCCAACAAACAATAAATCTGATTCTTAATCATCTTTTTAATAGCATTTCTCTGCTTAGCTTGCAGTTAGTTCCTCAGCTATTTTATCAGTTTTTTAATAGAGATATGAGACTTGTAAATTCATCTGCATTTGCTGAAGATACTGCCGTGCTTTTGCCAAGttgtatagttttttttttcctaaaaacaaatgcaaaaaCCAATCCGCTTCACttccatattattatattattatgattataacTTGTTTTTGTCTTGGAAGCTACTTTATTAAGACTTTAATTATCTTTCACTGAAggacaaagaacaaaaaaagaattccATTTTGTCATAAAGCACTCCAAAAATGACTCAGCAAAATCATGCACTTTTATGTATGTTTTACAATTCATTAAGCTTGTGAGAAGGGAAACTATTAGGAGATGTAATGAAGGACTTAAGACTTGCTACATACCCAGGGACCCTTTAGAAAAGTGATCAGAAAGGAAAAGCATTAGAGGAGGGCCGTAACAATCTCCACATTAGGAGACAACAGGGTCACTTGTGTTAGATgatttaaaatacaaatcatAACCCATTTTTTaggagcatatatatatacatataatggtcaaaataaagtacaaaaacaaatttaaccCAACAAAGTTtctattctaaattaaaaatttagaaagaaTTTTGGGAAGaaccataaattttcaaaggaaTATGAAAGATGTCATTATACATGCAACATTATGAACTAAGACAAgtattagaaattaaaataatggaATTATTTCACTTCCAAGTATTTTTTTggagtataaatatatatatatatatatatatatatatatatatatatatatatatatatatataatggttaaAATAAgtacaaaaacaaatttaaccCAACAGAGTTTCTATTCTAAAGTGAAAATTTAGAAAGAATTTTGGGAAGaaccataaattttcaaaggaaTATGAAAGATGTCCCTATACATGCAAGATTATGAACTAAGACAAgtattagaaattaaaataatggaATTATTTCACTTCCAAGTACATCCATCCATCCCCTCCATAGTGTATAAAATAATGTTATTGACCAAATAAACAATCATAGTATTTTGGTTCATGAATTAGAATAttctcaataatttttttgaaatacaaaatttatatactCTGTGTTACAAAGACAATGATTTAATCAAAAGCCTTCAATTTCATTTGAACTCTTGAAATTAATAGTTAGAAATTTCTAATATTGTTTATAAGATTGAAATTTCGCAAAATcattataattttacaaaatcttTATAATTTCTCGAAAGCTTTATTCTAAACcattttataaacaatttttagTTTTGGAGATTTAAAGTTCAAACTAAAATATCCTATAGGTTTTCTTGAACAATAGACATGATCATCAGACTAGTGAAACTAATATTTAGTAAGATATAAAGTACTAGTGAAACTTATATTTAGTAAGATATAAAGTTACCAAAACTATTACTTTTTTCCAAAATCTTTATTCTTAACCATTTTGAGATTTAGAgctttaaagtttaaaataaaatattctaaaaaattcCTGAACAATAAAGGTGATTATTAGACACTTGAAACAAATGCTTAGTAAGGTTCAATATTATCAAAACTTGTTTGCGAGGTCCAAAATTTTCAGAAAcattataattttctaaaatctttttttttcttttttctcaacAATATTTATCGAATTCACTTTTCGATTTCCtgactaaaaaagaaaatgatttttagaATTATAGCTTTAAGGTTcaaaataaagtattattttaaaaCTCAGGTGATTATATTTTAGTAGTGATGGATTAGGCCAAGTTGTGCTCTGAACCTTCCTAATTGGGATAGGAAGGGAACGAGGCATGTTTTGATTGAAactaaaatttgaatattttgtttttttttttttttttcccccaattcagtaattatattatataaaataagagGTCTTGTATATAATTGACAACGCAATTAGTCAATGCATTCCCTACTTCTTGTCCaatattcatttctttttctctctttaaaaaCTAATGTATTCATGCTGAGAATATTAGACGGCCAGATACAATCCTGGACATCATCATGTAAGTGAATTTTCAAAACCTAAATATTCTCCATTGGAGGAATATCAAGACCAATATCGCAATCCATGACATCATTTTGCAAGGAAGAAGTCCAAATTAAACACGTTTAGAAGATTCATTAATTGGCTggtcacccaaaaaataaaaataaaaaaaataaaataaataaataaaaaaagattgcCCTCAACTTTAAGGGCATATAACATCTTGCCAGAATGTCCGTCCCCAAACAGCAATGACAACTACTGCATTGGCATATCTATAAGAGaaaataccttcttttttttttcccataacaCCTATCAATTGGGCACAAAGACAAGAAGCATATTATTAAAAGAGAtgcttccatatatatatatatatatatatatatatgtgtgtgtatatatatatatatatatatttatataaatcaaCCAGTGAGTaccataatatacatatatatatatatatatatagcaagtGTTATTAATCCATTtaggaaaatatatacatataaagaacCAATTCTGTATAGGAAGAGTTTTGGTTCATGCATAGGAAGAGTTTGAGCTTGAATAGAATTCAGAATCATAACTTGGAATCTTAATTAAGATGGTAATCCAAAGGGGAATTTGACCCCGATACCCTTATTTGAAGGTCCTTAAAGATATCTACCCGTTtggttctaaatttttttattttgccctcattttttttatatttctaaattatcttttcaatgttaaaaaaaaaagtttaagatAAAAAAGTGTTCTATTTTTCTGCTGAACCTGaacaaattatgaagaaaagaggaagagaaaaaggaaattcaATTGAGCCaaataattcataattatttaGACAATCATGGCAGATGGACAATGCTAAGTAGCATAATTTGATTTGTTGGATTTTATATAGTTTCTACAAGGGAATAAATGAAGTTCAAGTAGCATAATGCAGTTTGAAAGCCagttcaagcaaaaaaaaaaaaaaaaaaaaaaaaaaaaagaggttcgAAAGCCAGTTATGTACCACAAATATGGGTGTGCACACATTATAAACACATGAAGTTTTATGtttctataattattttagatgaatTTTCAGGTTTCTCAATTAGATCAAAAGCTCACCAAAGTCATTATCAACCTATATGCAGAAGATAGGAATTAATCAAGGGTTGCTAGTCATGTAATCACTACTACTACTTCCAATTCTCAATCTCACTCTTGACGTCATCGTACTCTTTCGACTACTCCAAACAGTATGCCCTCCCCCATGTAAACTCATCCACTTCGTCCCTGCCAAAGTAACGATTTATGCAAGCCCTGCACCGATCTTGGAAAGACATTTTTGTTGCAGTcactcctttttcttttttgcttttttcttgctTGCTGTTTGCCTTGGTTCTCctgctctgtttttttttcttttttcttttttaatttcttcctcCTCCAAAATTGCAAGGGATATTGAGTTGCAGAAGATGAAATTTAGGATCTAGGgtttgagaaaaaagaaaaaaagaaaaaaaaaaaaaagactttcacgttatttttaatttttattaagggTAGAATAGGTACATCagggcaaaacaaaaaagatttgaGAGTGGAAAGTAGTTTTCGTTAATGTCTTTCAAATATAGGCATTGACCAAATTCCCCTAATCGAAATTGtaacctaagaaagatggacgACAGTTTTGGAAAATTGAAGATGAAATTAATTCAAGCCCACTTAAGGCCCAAAGTTCCTTGCCTAGCCCATGTAAATTTGGgcatagactatgtaaagtttGATTGCCATGTCGCATCCATGAAAAATGATAGACTTATTTCAATGTCTATCTATTTATGTGCGTTATGTATATTATCATTTGGACAAAATGTCTACCTCTATACATTATATACCAtttcaccaatatatatatatatatatatatatatatatatcagagccaccatttttattgtttttctatgAATTTCCAGCggcatattaaaatattaaatatatgacgaattaacaataattattagtaataatttaaaattttaaattcaaaatttgatattgaaattcttgcatggcaatttttttattattaaaaaaagacatGACAATTGTCAGGATAAGAATAAAGAAACCGATAAAAAGGCAGCTGATTTCTACGATTTTTATTCTGGGAACATAAAGAGGAATGCggaaattttaatgaatttggcAGAGTTGAAATTGATTGAAAATGAATACCACCTTGTTCCACTCTTTTTAACTTTCTTGCGAAAggctaatataaaataaaaataaagcgcTAAAGAAATGTAAGAATCTAATCCAGAGCGGGTGTTCAAAAACATTTGCCGTATTACAATTGGCTAAGTGGTTTACGTAAGAAATTGAAAGTGTACCGGTGAGCATGACAGAAGTAATAATTAAGctgtttaaagaaaataattaatagtaaaTTATTGAACGGGTACAGATTCAGGTGATTCCGGAAGTGGGTCCACTTTCATTGCCACCTGTTTCGATCCAGTTCAATCTGTACACTTTTAAGATCATCTTGATGTTTCTGTACCATCCTGCTGCCGGTTGCACTCTAACTCAACCCTTTCGGGAACCTTCTTCATAAGCGCCAcgctgttaaaaaaaaaaataaaaagtgcatTCTCAGGTGGACCCCACTGTGTTTCCCATAAAAGTAAAAATGGTGGACCCCATTGATTGACATGATGATCAGAGAGTGGAGGGATGACGAAGCCCAATACTCTGCATGAACGACCATCGTAAGTTTTTGCAGCAAACCCAACCACGTCGTTTAAtggaggaagaggaagaagagcCAGGAGGAGAGTGCAGGTTCTGAACGACATGTTAACGACCGCATATAAACCGACACGAACGGTCGACTCAACAATATGGTGGGCCCCCACTATctcctctctcactctctcttctCCTCTCAAAGCGGCAACAACTTCCGAttaacactctctctctctctctctctctctctctctctgtgccttcggctttggctttggctttggctttggctttggtTTTGGCTTTCCTTTTCctactcctctctctctctctctccctctctctctctctatctctcactTTCCTTGAAAGCCTTTTAGTGCTTTGCGCTAGAAGATAACCAAAGAAAaagattttcattatttttttatttttatataaaatcaaaatccagaaataataataatattagtattatttttaatgaatcgAAAGGAAGAACAAGTAGAGTATTTAGTGGGATTTTTGGGTTGCTTTTCTGGGCCGGCTTTGATAGCGGGGCCAAATGAAGGACCgtaggaaaagaagcagcggcGACGTCGTTTCCTGGAGCAGGTTCTTCTGGTGCACGCTTTTCGTCGTCTTCACCTGCGTTCTCTTCACCGGTTTCACCTTTTCCTCTTTTCGCTTCCTCTTCGGTGGTACTTACACTAccttcatctctctctctctctctctctctctcttttattttttattttttattaatatttggattttatattattattattatttttgaaaagaaaaaaaactctgtCGTGATTGTTTGAATAGAAACGCTTCAACCTGTTCTGGTGTTACCATGGCGAGCTCCGCAGATGGAAGCTATCTCCGGCGATTCTCCGGTCAAAAAGCCCTACATCTCCATCCGAGAAATAGTATTGCTTCCAGATCAAGCACTCGTTTTCCTAAATTGTCCACCACCGGCTCGCTTATTTACCAAAGATGACCTCCACTGCGTTTATTTCCCGGCTAATGACTCCTCCTCCTCCCAGCGTCGTCTCAAGAAGCTGCCTAGGGAAGTAGACGGTGATGATCCCGAAAACCAAATCGTAAGGTGTCCGCTTCAACCACGTGGCTTCACTGTGGCGGTTGCTTTGAAACCCAAGGGCGAACTCCCATCTGGTCCTTCCCATAGGTGGAACTCGCTGGCTTATGAAGCTCTGATCGACCGCGACAACACCACGATAATCTTCGTCAAAGGCCTTAATCTGAAGCCTGAAAGAGTCTCCAATGCATCGAGATTCGAGTGCGTCTACGGCTGGGATTTCAGGAAGCCGAAGTTTCTACTAAGAACCGAGGTGGTGTCGATCGCCCAAGAGATCGTACGGTGCAAAACGCCGCTGAGTGTTCTGAACGCCCCACAGAGAGCCAACAGTTCGGTAAAGGTCTCCGTTAGAATTAAAGGCAAGGGAATACTCCCCAGCATAGCCCGCCCGATTTcacgaaccgaaccgaacccgCAAACCCGGAAAAGCCACGAGATGTGCGTTTGCACCATGGTTCGGAACCAGGGTCGGTTCGTAAGGGAATGGGTCAAGTACCATGCGGAAATGGGTGTCGACCGCTGGTTCATCTACGACAACAACAGCGACGACGACATCGATTTCGTCATCGAATCCCTAGTCAGCGCCAATTACAACGTGACACGTCACGTTTGGCCGTGGATTAAGACCCAGGAAGCTGGGTTCGCCCACTGTGCCCTCAGGGCCAGGGATTCCTGCAATTGGGTCGGGTTCATCGACGTGGACGAGTTCTTTCACTTGCCGTCGGGTCTATTCCTCCACGACGTCCTCCACAACCAATCAAAATACGCTAACATCGCCGAGCTTCGCGTCTCGTGCTACAGCTTCGGACCGTCGGGGCTGAAGCACGTGCCACCGCAGGGGGTTACGGTGGGATACACGTGCCGATTGGCGGCGCCGGAGAGGCACAAGAGCATTGTGAAACCGGAGGCGCTGAACTCGTCGTTGATAAACGTGGTCCACCATTTCCATCTGAGAGATGGGTTTAGGTACGTGAATATGGATAAGGGTGAGATCGTGATCAACCATTACAAGTACCAAGTTTGGGAGGTTTTCAAGGAGAAGTTCTACCGGAGAGTAGCGACTTACGTGGCGGATTGGCAAGACGAACAGAATGTTGGGTCCAAGGATCGAGCTCCGGGTTTGGGTACTCGGGCCGTGGAGCCTCCTGATTGGTCCAGTAGATTCTGTGAGGTCACGGATACGGGTTTGAGGGATCGGGTCCTTACCAATTTGGTTGACCCGCAGACGCATCTTTTGCCTTGGCAAGAGGTTGAAAAGCATAGCAAGAAAAACAGAAccaggaggaggaggaggaagcaTAGAGGCTTTTAATCGTTTCTTATAGGAAAAATATGCATTCTTTTTTACCTAAAagagtatatatgtatgtaaatttATGGTATTAGAGATAATGGATTTTAGCGGGCTCTTGATTCTTTTTTGTAGATAGAATTAATAACACAATTACAGAAGAGATAAAAAAGCTTGCAATGTGTAGTgggtgtatatataattttgacaaattactattattattattattgttattttttttatatataatttgcataATGCTGTAGTATTGGTTTTTAGTATAACAATGAATAATGTATCGAAATTACTTTTTAGGATGTTTGAATTGGTTTATAACTTTTGATGGAGTTTGCTACTATCACAACCTCTATGGTTCACAACCTCTACGGCCAAGCTATTAtctatatagatacatatatatatatatacatattcaaatCGCAATTATCTTTTATcgtaatgattaaaaaaaaaaaaaaagttcatctcAATAATATCAATAGCTGCCAAATTAGTAAGCTCAGCAGGGAGGGTGTCCGGACTAACatcatcaaaataaagaatACAATCATAACTAATGGTCGTCTTAGTATCACCAAATCAGAACTAATTGTGATTTGAATATGCGACTTTTGAGgattttatagaatatttttatatggttcCTAGGAGGAATGTGAtcttatttgtattattatataatatatatttttttataaaatattatactatctttttcaaaaacatatgtaattgtatttctatatatatatatatatatatatatggaattttagAAATTGTTTATTGTTATATCCAAAAAATTACATCTAAATTTTCCATATACTCTATAAAATCAGAATCGTCCCTgatatcatattttattgt
Proteins encoded in this window:
- the LOC112491209 gene encoding myb-related protein 315; translation: MGRQPCCDKVGLKRGPWTIEEDHKLVNFILNNGIHCWRMVPKLAGLLRCGKSCRLRWINYLRPDLKRGAFTEMEEDQIIQLHSRLGNRWSKIAAHFPGRTDNEIKNHWNTRIKKRLKLLGLDPVPHNSTELQKENDDDDEAKKEVTVSDHGQENSLEEAKVGRQDIGHAKRVSPETNEKKRNSVELNSLDETTNELLESYEMLCGNFNLGLPWMIDHQETNTNTTTTTSYTSSSFSLEEYSNNPSSIVESSSIIHEDNSLQQWADSTTMDSNSILSWDIGFNNPLEQDLLFFEKYSQYLTSYPPL
- the LOC107415259 gene encoding glycosyltransferase family 92 protein RCOM_0530710, with protein sequence MKDRRKRSSGDVVSWSRFFWCTLFVVFTCVLFTGFTFSSFRFLFGETLQPVLVLPWRAPQMEAISGDSPVKKPYISIREIVLLPDQALVFLNCPPPARLFTKDDLHCVYFPANDSSSSQRRLKKLPREVDGDDPENQIVRCPLQPRGFTVAVALKPKGELPSGPSHRWNSLAYEALIDRDNTTIIFVKGLNLKPERVSNASRFECVYGWDFRKPKFLLRTEVVSIAQEIVRCKTPLSVLNAPQRANSSVKVSVRIKGKGILPSIARPISRTEPNPQTRKSHEMCVCTMVRNQGRFVREWVKYHAEMGVDRWFIYDNNSDDDIDFVIESLVSANYNVTRHVWPWIKTQEAGFAHCALRARDSCNWVGFIDVDEFFHLPSGLFLHDVLHNQSKYANIAELRVSCYSFGPSGLKHVPPQGVTVGYTCRLAAPERHKSIVKPEALNSSLINVVHHFHLRDGFRYVNMDKGEIVINHYKYQVWEVFKEKFYRRVATYVADWQDEQNVGSKDRAPGLGTRAVEPPDWSSRFCEVTDTGLRDRVLTNLVDPQTHLLPWQEVEKHKKSKMVSENPKRTPSDSKNPQKDSDPTGGGGQNQNDGIFISPRFKSVAAMAGWDEEALLTASLVVDDTPDRESKQKKRSDLLFKTPPSNSRRKRRAQRRSPISNPVAVLDLDDEEITKCDTEKDKTESTNVSNEEKKTGEDKLTEESSGVSCSSMTVPCMDKLKEELSCAICLEICYEPSTTSCGHSFCRKCLRSAADKCGKRCPKCRQLISNGRSCTVNTVLWNTIQLLFPEEVEARKAAGALNSREAERQRPEKEFFNSYSNRRTQVTMPSSRDVTAMRRRAIPSADMDGELYVRRRSLVRPSRSSSRRGTVDQDEDAALALRLQREEFMEAFDGQSSTRRSLSMARANLRAMASRAVNLRVRAGPNQEQQNVFSLPWRGRT